Proteins co-encoded in one Arachis stenosperma cultivar V10309 chromosome 7, arast.V10309.gnm1.PFL2, whole genome shotgun sequence genomic window:
- the LOC130939483 gene encoding uncharacterized protein LOC130939483: MQEMFSMYIENRAQISFIELYVEFEQSEADRNILREDYNSESEEEFESHYECVGADGDDDHGEGNMDPDVTEVADALANDMPFGEPSFMRVLDLEAMHVPEFPEYMTAEVPLVADGEFAVGMEFSSREAVIKAIKEYTIRRSVDYRVYESEPLTFYAKCTQYGSGCDWLIRVSMISRKYCWVIRRYNGSHTCTRATISQDHAKLDSITIAEAIKPLVEADPSLKVKSVIAEVQSKFNYTVSYRKAWLAKQRAVEKIFGGWEASYEALPIWFQAMCHKEPSAVVHFETMPAYQGDDLVGHIRVLHRVFWSYYPCIRAFRHCKPVVQVDGTHLYGKYKGCLLVAVSQDGNNNIVPIAFAIVEGETSDAWHFFLSNLRQHVVTRDGVGLISDRHESINAAVERSNGAWSPPRAFHMFCIRHIESNFLRKFKAPYLQKLVVNIGYSRTVREYEVRYQRLRERGEAYTDWLNRIPREQYALAFDGGYRWGHMTTNLVECINSVLKGARNLPITALVKATFYRLNELFTRKRAEAEARINAGHVFSEVVTSKLHANQLASGNIQVSCFDRQNEVFEVREMPSGMEFAIDLRALRCDCGEFQVDRIPCRHVFACCANQRLDWKLYVHDVYKMDQVRRVYRARFRPLGNPTTWPAYNGPRYVPNPYLRRVSKGRPRMTRFLNEMDTRMLRRPRRCTLCGAEGHSRSRCRQSAGRTADGDGQ; the protein is encoded by the exons ATGCAGGAGATGTTTTCGATGTATATTGAAAACCGGGCGCAGATCTCGTTTATCGAGttgtatgttgagtttgaacaatctGAGGCAGACCGAAACATTCTACGGGAAGATTATAATAGTGAAAGTGAAGAAGAGTTCGAAAGCCACTACGAATGTGTCGGTGCAGATGGAGATGACGATCATGGTGAGGGAAACATGGATCCAGATGTGACAGAGGTGGCAGATGCACTCGCAAACGATATGCCGTTTGGGGAGCCTTCATTCATGCGAGTTCTGGACTTGGAAGCCATGCATGTTCCGGAATTTCCGGAATATATGACTGCAG AAGTTCCTCTTGTCGCAGATGGTGAATTTGCTGTTGGGATGGAGTTTAGTTCCCGGGAAGCTGTTATTAAGGCAATAAAAGAGTATACCATACGACGAAGCGTAGATTACCGGGTGTATGAGTCTGAGCCTTTGACATTTTATGCCAAGTGTACACAGTATGGGTCAGGTTGTGATTGGCTTATCAGGGTTAGTATGATCAGCAGGAAGTATTGTTGGGTTATAAGGAGGTATAATGGTAGCCACACTTGCACCAGAGCCACCATTTCACAGGATCATGCGAAGCTGGACTCCATCACAATTGCAGAAGCAATAAAGCCATTGGTTGAGGCTGATCCCTCCTTAAAGGTAAAGTCCGTTATAGCAGAAGTGCAATCGAAGTTTAACTATACTGTAAGCTATCGGAAAGCATGGTTGGCTAAGCAAAGGGCagtagaaaaaatatttggaggtTGGGAGGCATCGTACGAAGCGTTGCCAATATGGTTTCAGGCAATGTGTCATAAGGAGCCATCAGCTGTTGTCCATTTTGAGACTATGCCTGCCTACCAAGGCGATGACTTGGTTGGTCATATTCGGGTACTGCATAGAGTATTTTGGAGTTATTACCCCTGTATCAGGGCATTCAGACATTGTAAGCCAGTTGTCCAGGTGGATGGGACTCACTTGTACGGAAAGTATAAGGGTTGTCTCCTAGTCGCAGTTTCACAGGATGGCAACAACAACATCGTCCCAATTGCGTTTGCTATTGTCGAGGGAGAGACTTCTGATGCGTGGCACTTTTTCCTTAGTAACTTGCGTCAACATGTTGTCACTCGGGATGGTGTGGGACTGATATCCGACCGACACGAATCCATCAATGCAGCTGTGGAACGGAGTAACGGAGCCTGGTCACCTCCTAGAGCTTTTCATATGTTCTGCATCAGGCATATAGAGTCGAATTTTCTGCGGAAATTCAAGGCACCGTACCTCCAAAAATTGGTCGTCAACATTG GATATTCCAGGACGGTGCGGGAGTATGAAGTGCGTTACCAGCGATTACGGGAACGGGGGGAAGCGTATACCGACTGGTTAAACCGAATTCCTCGTGAACAGTACGCATTGGCGTTTGATGGTGGATACCGATGGGGTCACATGACAACGAATCTAGTGGAATGCATCAATTCAGTGTTGAAGGGTGCACGCAATCTTCCTATTACTGCTCTTGTGAAGGCAACATTCTACAGGCTAAACGAGCTCTTCACCAGAAAAAGAGCAGAGGCAGAAGCGCGTATTAATGCTGGCCATGTGTTCTCCGAAGTCGTGACCTCGAAGTTGCATGCAAACCAACTTGCTTCAGGAAACATACAGGTCAGTTGCTTTGACCGGCAGAATGAAGTCTTCGAGGTGCGTGAGATGCCAAGTGGTATGGAGTTTGCAATCGATCTACGCGCCCTTCGATGTGACTGTGGTGAGTTCCAGGTGGACCGGATCCCCTGCAGACATGTGTTCGCATGTTGTGCAAACCAGCGACTGGATTGGAAGCTATATGTGCATGATGTGTATAAGATGGACCAAGTTCGGCGGGTGTACCGAGCAAGATTTAGGCCACTAGGTAACCCGACGACGTGGCCTGCGTACAACGGTCCTCGCTACGTACCGAATCCGTATCTGAGACGTGTCTCGAAAGGGCGCCCCAGGATGACGCGTttcttgaatgagatggacacGCGAATGTTACGTCGTCCTAGGCGATGTACGCTATGTGGAGCTGAGGGTCACAGTCGTAGTAGATGTCGTCAGTCAGCTGGTAGAACCGCCGACGGCGATGGTCAGTAG